One genomic region from Bubalus bubalis isolate 160015118507 breed Murrah chromosome 12, NDDB_SH_1, whole genome shotgun sequence encodes:
- the LOC102408671 gene encoding olfactory receptor 1L8-like, protein MERLNQTSSVSEFILLGLSFWPEDQKPLFILFLIIYLVTITGNLLIILAIHSDPQLHTPMYFFLSFLSFTDICFTATIVPRMLVSFLSHKTISYAGCLTQMYFIYALGNTDSWLLVLMAFDRYVAIRDPFHYVTIMSHRRCVLLVAFSCLLPHFHSLLHTLLLNHLTFCDSNIIHHFLCDLSPLMKLSCSSTFVNEIVLMTEASAFLVTPFLCVAFSYIRILITVLKIPSASGKHKAFSTCGSHLTAVTLFYGSIFYVYLQPVSTYTVRDHVATIVYTVLSSMLNPFIYSLRNKDLKQGLRKLVGRRKPQAAPP, encoded by the coding sequence ATGGAAAGACTCAACCAAACCAGTAGTGTCTCTGAATTCATCCTCCTGGGACTCTCCTTCTGGCCTGAGGACCAGAAGCCACTCTTCATCCTCTTCCTCATCATATATCTGGTCACCATAACAGGGAAtctgctcatcatcctggccaTCCACTCTGACCCCCAACTGCACACccccatgtatttctttttgagtttcctgtctttcactgacATTTGCTTCACAGCAACCATTGTCCCCAGGATGCTGGTGAGCTTTCTGTCACACAAGACCATCTCCTATGCTGGGTGCCTTACCcagatgtattttatatatgcctTGGGCAACACTGACAGTTGGCTTCTAGTACTCATGGCctttgaccgctatgtggccatccgTGACCCCTTCCACTATGTCACCATCATGAGTCACCGCCGCTGTGTCTTGCTGGTGGCTTTCTCCTGCTTATTGCCTCACTTCCACTCTCTCCTACACACACTTCTACTGAATCACCTCACCTTCTGTGACTCCAACATTATCCATCATTTTCTCTGTGACCTCAGCCCTCTGATGAAATTATCCTGCTCCTCCACATTTGTCAATGAAATTGTGTTAATGACAGAGGCATCTGCCTTTTTGGTGACTCCTTTTCTATGCGTTGCTTTTTCTTACATACGAATCCTCATCACGGTTCTCAAAATTCCCTCAGCTTCTGGGAAAcacaaagccttctccacctgtgggtCTCACCTTACAGCGGTAACACTCTTTTATGGAAGCATCTTCTATGTCTATTTACAGCCTGTGTCCACCTACACTGTCAGGGACCACGTGGCAACAATTGTCTACACAGTTCTGTCCTCCATGCTCAATCCTTTTATCTACAGCCTAAGAAACAAAGACCTGAAACAGGGtctgaggaagctggtgggcagGAGGAAACCTCAGGCAGCACCCCCTTGA
- the LOC112578230 gene encoding olfactory receptor 1L8-like gives MEGLNQISSVSEFILLGLSSWPEDQKPLFILFLIMYLVTITGNVLIILAISSDPQLHTPMYVFLSVLSFTDIWYTTTIVPRMLVDSLSEKKTISYAGCLTQMYFICALSNTDSYLLAAMAYDCSAAICDPFHYVTIMSHGRCVLLVAFSYSLPHFHSLLHILLLNQLTFCGSNVVHHFLCDINPLLKLSCSSIFVSDLTIKTEGLVFWVTLFLCIVFSYVRILVAVLRIPSAAGKCKAFSTCGSHFTVVILFYGSIFYVYLQLLSRYTAQDQVASLVYTVLSSMLHPFIYSLRNKDMKRGLGKLMGRRKS, from the coding sequence TCAACCAAATCAGCAGTGTTTCTGAGTTCATCCTCCTGGGACTCTCCTCCTGGCCTGAGGACCAGAAGCCACTCTTCATCCTCTTCCTCATCATGTACCTGGTCACCATAACAGGGAATGTGCTCATCATCCTGGCCATCAGCTCTGACCCCCAACTGCACACCCCCATGTATGTCTTCTTGAGTGTCCTGTCTTTCACTGACATTTGGTATACAACAACCATTGTCCCCAGGATGCTAGTTGACTCCCTGTCAGAGAAGAAGACCATCTCCTATGCTGGATGTCTGACCCAGATGTATTTCATATGTGCCTTGAGCAACACTGATAGTTATCTTCTGGCAGCCATGGCCTATGACTGCTCTGCGGCCATCTGTGACCCCTTCCACTATGTTACCATCATGAGCCACGGCCGCTGTGTCCTGCTGGTGGCCTTCTCCTACTCACTGCCTCACTTTCACTCACTCCTACACATACTTCTGCTGAATCAGCTCACCTTCTGTGGCTCCAATGTTGTCCACCACTTCCTCTGCGACATCAACCCTCTGCTGAAATTGTCCTGCTCCTCCATATTTGTCAGTGATCTCACAATAAAGACAGAAGGGCTGGTGTTTTGGGTGACCCTCTTCCTATGCATTGTTTTCTCATATGTGCGAATCCTCGTAGCAGTTCTCAGGATCCCCTCAGCTGCAGGGAAAtgcaaagccttctccacctgtggctcccacTTCACTGTGGTGATCCTGTTTTATGGAAGCATCTTTTATGTCTATTTACAGCTCTTGTCCAGGTACACTGCTCAGGACCAAGTGGCTTCACTTGTCTACACAGTTCTGTCCTCCATGCTCCACCCTTTCATTTACAGTCTGAGAAACAAAGACATGAAGAGGGGCCTGGGGAAGCTGATGGGCAGGAGGAAATCCTAG
- the LOC102414211 gene encoding olfactory receptor 1L8-like — translation MERLNQNSNVSEFILLGLTSRPEDQKPLFILFFIIYLVTITGNLLIILAIRSDPQLQTPMYSFLSFLSFIDICFSTTIVPRMLLNFLSENKTISYAGCLAQMYFTYALGNTDSCLLAAMAYDRYVAICDPFHYVTIMSHRRCVLLVAFSCSLPHLHSLLHILLLNQLTFCDSNVVHHFFCDINPLLKLSCSSIFVNDLTIKTEGLVFWVTPFLCIVFSYVRILVAVLRIPSAAGKCKAFSTCGSHFTVVILFYGSIFYVYLQPLSSYTVRDRVATIVYTVLTSMLNPFIYSLRNKDMKRGLGKLLGRRKS, via the coding sequence ATGGAAAGGCTCAATCAAAACAGCAATGTCTCTGAGTTCATACTCCTGGGACTTACCTCGCGGCCAGAGGACCAGAAGCCACTCTTTATCCTCTTCTTCATCATATACCTAGTCACCATAACAGGgaacctgctcatcatcctggccaTCCGTTCTGACCCCCAACTGCAGACCCCCATGTATTCCTTCTTGAGTTTCCTGTCTTTCATTGACATTTGCTTCTCAACAACCATTGTCCCCAGGATGCTGCTGAATTTCCTGTCAGAGAACAAGACCATCTCCTATGCTGGATGTCTGGCCcagatgtattttacatatgCCTTGGGCAACACTGATAGTTGTCTTCTGGCagccatggcctatgaccgctatgtggccatctgtgacCCCTTCCACTATGTCACCATCATGAGCCACCGCCGCTGTGTCCTGCTGGTGGCCTTCTCCTGCTCACTGCCTCACCTCCACTCACTCCTACACATACTTCTGCTGAATCAGCTCACCTTCTGTGACTCCAATGTGGTCCACCACTTTTTCTGTGACATCAACCCTCTGCTGAAATTGTCCTGCTCCTCCATATTTGTCAATGATCTCACAATAAAGACAGAAGGGCTGGTGTTCTGGGTGACCCCCTTCCTATGCATTGTTTTCTCGTATGTGCGAATCCTCGTAGCAGTTCTCAGGATCCCCTCAGCTGCAGGGAAAtgcaaagccttctccacctgtggctcccacTTTACTGTGGTGATCCTGTTTTATGGAAGCATCTTTTATGTCTATTTACAGCCCTTGTCCAGCTACACTGTTCGGGACCGAGTGGCAACAATTGTCTACACAGTCCTGACCTCCATGCTCAACCCTTTCATTTACAGTCTGAGAAACAAAGACATGAAGAGGGGCCTGGGGAAGCTGCTGGGCAGGAGGAAATCCTAG
- the LOC102392959 gene encoding olfactory receptor 1L8-like — protein sequence MERLNQTSSVSEFILLGLSSRPEDQKPLFILFLIMYLVTITGNVLIILAISSDPQLHTPMYVFLSVLSFTDIWYTTTIVPRMLVDFLSEKTISYAGCLTQMYFIYALGNTDNCLLAAMAYDRYVAICDPFHYVTIMSHCRCVLLVAFSCSLPHLHSLLHILLLNQLTFCDSNVVHHFFCDINPLLKLSCSSIFVNDITIKTEGLVFWVTPFLCIVFSYVRILVAVLRIPSAAGKRKAFSTCGSHFTVVILFYGSIFYVYLQPLSSYNVQDRVATLVYTVLSSMLNPFIYSLRNKDMKRGLGKLMGRRKS from the coding sequence ATGGAAAGACTCAACCAAACCAGCAGTGTTTCTGAGTTCATCCTCCTGGGACTCTCCTCCCGGCCTGAGGACCAGAAGCCACTCTTTATCCTCTTCCTCATCATGTACCTGGTCACCATAACAGGGAATGTGCTCATCATCCTGGCCATCAGCTCTGACCCCCAACTGCACACCCCCATGTATGTCTTCTTGAGTGTCCTGTCTTTCACTGACATTTGGTATACAACAACCATTGTCCCCAGGATGCTAGTTGACTTCCTGTCAGAGAAGACCATCTCCTATGCTGGATGTCTGACCCAGATGTATTTCATATATGCTCTGGGCAACACTGATAATTGTCTTCTGGCagccatggcctatgaccgctatgtggccatctgtgacCCCTTCCACTATGTCACCATCATGAGCCACTGCCGCTGTGTCCTGCTAGTGGCCTTCTCCTGCTCATTGCCTCACCTCCACTCACTCCTACACATACTTCTGCTGAATCAGCTCACCTTCTGTGACTCCAATGTGGTCCACCACTTTTTCTGTGACATCAACCCTCTGCTGAAATTGTCCTGCTCCTCCATATTTGTCAATGATATCACAATAAAGACAGAAGGGCTGGTGTTCTGGGTGACCCCCTTCCTATGCATTGTTTTCTCGTATGTGCGAATCCTCGTAGCAGTTCTCAGGATCCCCTCAGCTGCAGGGAAACgcaaagccttctccacctgtggctcccacTTCACTGTGGTGATCCTGTTTTATGGAAGCATCTTTTATGTCTATTTACAGCCCTTGTCCAGCTACAATGTTCAGGACCGAGTGGCTACACTTGTCTACACAGTTCTGTCCTCCATGCTCAACCCTTTCATTTACAGTCTGAGAAATAAAGACATGAAGAGGGGCCTGGGGAAGCTGATGGGCAGGAGGAAATCCTAG